A single region of the Gopherus evgoodei ecotype Sinaloan lineage chromosome 3, rGopEvg1_v1.p, whole genome shotgun sequence genome encodes:
- the GPR182 gene encoding G-protein coupled receptor 182, with translation MCVWACVFVWREGMIRRGLWKGSPRHVPTCRSAAKPQQLNHLPFLSSRSPSTMAEVTTLPAETPDPFNEFGDYHNWTQLLQYLNYTFTFCDTHLDENIKRVMLFILYLVIFVVGLVENILVIWVNWHTWGNKNLVNLYILNMAIADLGVLLSLPIWMLEAVLDYTWLWGSFLCRFIHYFYFANMYSSIFFLSSLSVDRYVSLTTSSRFWQQHQHRARRLLCFGIWLFAALLPILEVAHTQLVNSVEPMCIFLAPFETYDEWALGISLATTIIGFLIPFSIITVFNILTARYIKHSKPESRKHCLLIYAYIVVFLVCWLPYHVTLTLLTLDGSHFIYSCNVANFLYFFYDIIDCFSMFHCVANPILYNFLSKNFRSKLISAVVKYIPKDQINQKGGDHSSSSTQHSIVITKDNIPPN, from the coding sequence ATGTGTGTCTGGGCGTGTGTCTttgtgtggagggaggggatgaTCCGGAGAGGGCTTTGGAAAGGATCCCCAAGGCATGTCCCTACTTGTCGTTCTGCAGCCAAACCCCAGCAGTTAAATCACCTTCCCTTTCTTTCCAGCCGCTCACCGTCCACAATGGCCGAGGTGACCACGCTCCCCGCTGAGACGCCGGATCCCTTTAACGAGTTCGGGGACTACCACAACTGGACCCAGCTGCTCCAATACCTGAACTACACCTTCACCTTCTGCGACACCCATCTGGACGAGAACATCAAGCGGGTGATGCTCTTCATCCTCTACTTGGTCATCTTCGTGGTGGGGCTGGTGGAAAACATCCTCGTCATCTGGGTCAACTGGCACACCTGGGGCAACAAAAACCTGGTCAACCTCTATATCCTCAACATGGCCATCGCCGACTTAGGGGTGCTGTTATCCCTGCCCATCTGGATGTTGGAGGCCGTGCTCGATTACACCTGGCTCTGGGGCAGCTTCCTGTGTCGCTTTATCCACTACTTCTACTTCGCCAACATGTACAGCAGCATCTTCTTCCTGAGCAGCCTCAGCGTGGACCGCTACGTCTCCTTGACGACTTCATCCCGCTTCTGGCAGCAGCATCAGCACCGGGCACGCCGCCTCCTCTGCTTTGGCATCTGGCTCTTCgccgccctcctccccatcctggaGGTGGCCCACACACAGCTGGTGAACTCGGTTGAGCCCATGTGCATCTTCCTGGCCCCCTTCGAGACCTATGATGAGTGGGCCCTGGGCATCAGCTTAGCCACCACCATCATTGGGTTCCTCATTCCCTTTTCCATCATCACTGTCTTTAACATACTGACAGCCAGGTACATCAAGCACTCCAAGCCAGAAAGCAGGAAGCACTGCCTTCTGATCTACGCCTACATCGTCGTGTTCCTAGTATGCTGGCTGCCCTACCACGTCACATTGACCCTCCTGACCCTCGACGGCAGCCACTTCATTTACAGCTGCAACGTTGCCAACTTCCTCTACTTCTTCTATGACATTATCGACTGTTTCAGCATGTTCCATTGCGTGGCCAACCCCATCCTCTACAACTTCCTGAGCAAGAACTTCCGCAGCAAACTCATCTCAGCTGTGGTGAAGTACATCCCCAAAGACCAAATCAACCAGAAAGGCGGGGATCATTCCTCTTCCAGCACCCAGCACTCTATAGTCATTACCAAAGACAACATCCCACCTAATTAA